Sequence from the Zeugodacus cucurbitae isolate PBARC_wt_2022May chromosome 5, idZeuCucr1.2, whole genome shotgun sequence genome:
aaaattgcattttgtgAAGTTTTCAAATCGTACAAtggaataaaactaaatttcaacTATGATTAAATTTTACCTTGAGCCTTCCTAATACATTGATTAATACACCGCCATCAAACATTGGTTGTGAATCTACAGCAGTTATAACTCTTGAGATTTTTTGGAACGATAGgctctaaataaatataaaattgattaataaaatataaaacacgaGATCCCCAATGTACTCACAGACAACTTTTCCATTATTTTAGGTGCTCCTTGTAATTGTACGCCTTCAAAGGACATGAATGATTCGGTCGCCTAAAATTAAAGtatacatttattaatatattttatatacctcACTAGTATCTACATTATTTTTGCTACTGCTGCGTACACCGACGGAATGCTCCAGAAGAAATATAATTGAAGCATTCAACTGACAAAGCTAAAAATAGCGCAAATGGCGGTTAAGTGACATTGGCTTCTGACCACAGACAGTACACAATAGCAATAACGTGCAATTTAAGTGGACATGTGTCATTTGAAATTCTGTGGACAAAAAGGTAGAGCAGCAGTGGCAGAAACAACAACACCGGTACAGAGGCAGCGGTGACCACACCAGCTGCAATTCACATTCACACTCACACTGTAGAAATTGGCCACATTCGCTCTGAGGTTGGGGTCGTCAAACGTCGCATAATATTGTTGCACAAATCCTTTACCGATATCCTCGTACTGTGGATTTAACGCCATTTTTACTCCGAAAttcaataactaaaataatgcaaaaatacgagtaacttataaaaaaataggaaTTATTTCCGTGCAAATTCCGACGGATTCACTTCGTCTCCCTTGCCGTATGCGAAATCGGTTGATTGCGCGCCGTCAGTGTAGCCAACACTATGCAAAATTTATGAGAAATGTCACCTATTTGACATTCACAAATCTGATTAGATTTCACactatatgtagatatttggTTCACATCCTATGTCAAACTGTTTAAATtcggtaaaataatttaatatcatatttatttattatatttgtactgctaaaattaaagtttatataaataatagagCCGCTAGCCTCATTACATTCTATTATGAGTTAGATATTTAATtatacgcctaaaagtatacctaTTCCTTGGGTAGTAGGTTTGCTACTTTATTGCTATATAAAAGAGATAAAATTGTTTAGTGCCCCATACCTGTTTCtagaataaatataattgtgATAACTCTAAATAAATGTGCTAACATCAAATTTGGTAAAAACATCAAAAGGACGTGCTCTGAATGCAAATTGcataaagcaaataataaaagtaaatttaaacaaaattgtatttagCTGGCAACATTTACCAATAGCTAATCAATCGGTTTCAGGCGGTATTAACTTTGGGATAAGAACTTGGATATGAATAAATTGTAGTAATTGGTAGTAATTTCGCAATAACTTGGATTACTCATGTGTTTATGGATGTTTTATGCAACTAATGCAAAGTTACACACAGATGCCAAgtaaaatttctacaaaaatgacGGAAAAGCTCACAAACATTTGCGCTACGTCTGAACAGCTTGAAATCCGACTTCCTGCAGGATTTGCAGCAATGGAAACTCAAGTTGCGGGTCACACATTTGATACATCTTCTTTGGGTCTTTTGCAAGACAGTGGTGGTTGCGTGCTTAAACCACTAGGCAAACCGGAATGTGGAGAACGTGAGAAGAATTTCTATGAAAATCTTCAAGAGGCTGAGAAATCGAATGACTCAAATTTATTGCTACAGCTTAGTTCATTTGTGCCAAAATTCCATAAAACAGTGTCATTGGTCGTTAATAATCGTCAGCACACTTTCCTGAAAATGGAAGATCTTACAAAAGGTATGCGAAAACCTTGTATAATGGATATTAAAGTTGGTAAGCGAACTTGGGATCCTATGGCATCAGAACAAAAACGTCGTGTAGAAGAACAAAAGTATGTACGATGTAAACAAGTTTTAGGGCTATGCATTCCGGGTTTCCAGGTATATACGCGCCAAGATTATAAAGTACTTCGCTTTAGCAAAGAGTATGG
This genomic interval carries:
- the LOC105210582 gene encoding probable nuclear transport factor 2, with protein sequence MALNPQYEDIGKGFVQQYYATFDDPNLRANVANFYSATESFMSFEGVQLQGAPKIMEKLSSLSFQKISRVITAVDSQPMFDGGVLINVLGRLKCDEDPPHAFSQVFVLRPLGGTFFCAHDIFRLNIHDTA
- the LOC105210584 gene encoding uncharacterized protein LOC105210584, translated to MQLMQSYTQMPSKISTKMTEKLTNICATSEQLEIRLPAGFAAMETQVAGHTFDTSSLGLLQDSGGCVLKPLGKPECGEREKNFYENLQEAEKSNDSNLLLQLSSFVPKFHKTVSLVVNNRQHTFLKMEDLTKGMRKPCIMDIKVGKRTWDPMASEQKRRVEEQKYVRCKQVLGLCIPGFQVYTRQDYKVLRFSKEYGKNLDSDGFRATMALFINAENGEVCRPLVFEILKQLYRIREWFKVQTLYNFYASSLLIVYDYEYLEKLLLQTDSHQSNGISQLTNGDLENNHSVHINAQNITEHKTSDAQWVKVKMIDFAHVFPTENHSLDTNYIFGLENLIMVFEELMNR